AAACACACAGCTCCttgtaaataaaactttacaagcctcattaaagtcgccatcagatagatcggagcggccgaggtgctcaaaaatacctgaacaagcactctaacaccttgacaatagaggcttgttcagatatttgtgagcactctggacgctccgatatatctagtGTACAAGGACAGGTTACGACAAACGATTAATAGATATTGCTAATTGAGGCTTGCAGCGTGTTTATGAATCACGTCATGTTAGTCTATTGCAAAATTTGCGAATGTAACATTACATCTGAGTCAGGTCTCGCTGTTTACCGCTCTAGTTTTCTGTGTCGATTAAGTAATTTGTGTTGAGTCCAACTCATAGCGGAATTCTACTTCCGCCTACTTACCTCTACTACTAACGATTGTTCAGTTGAAGGGGACACGGAAAGAACacgtctagtcactttagtaacattttgagtaatgacgtttttaaaatttgaaaccaTGTCAAAATATACGGTAATTCCgtgtcttttttaactaaaaaaaagttgtgtaacatatattatacagtggtagcaaaagatatgtTTTCCTTCCCCAAAagtgttattgtttttatattcagAAAAACGTAACACTCGTCATAATAGTGAATCTATGACCTTCAGAGGCTTCAGATTATATTATGTCGCATTTGAAACTCTCAGCTACTAACATTACATTTTATGAGTTTGTATAATTAAGCTAATAACAGAGAAGAATCATAAAATGGATTAGTCGAAATGAGTGCGCCAGCGAAGTTAGCTGTAATGGCCAACCACGAAATCACATTTGCGCGGAACACTGCAGTGGTAAACATAATTTTACTGTTTGACCCCAATGTGTTACAATATCAATTTATTAGAGATCATTAGGGACGGATTATTCGTAACTGCCCCATTGTTTCCGAAAATTAAGAATATTGGATTACCAGAGCTTTTGGCTTTGGATTAAATCTGTACACAAGGTTTAATTTTGAAACTTCACCGTTTCTGGCATAGCTATAGGCGTTTAAAACTTTCACTTTTTGGACACAGggactaaattaaattttatcacGGTTCGGTCACTAATAAATTTGTTTAACTTTGATATCGATACGGGATCCATGGACCCGGATAACAGGTAACTGAAACTTAACAAAATGGTTTCATCCGGCGTATATATATAGTGTACTATCATATTAACCAAACTATGGACCCAGAGAGTCtgcaataaaatgttttttattgatttattaggCAACAAAAAACTGAcagattataaactgaaatagatgatatacaaatactaaataaaaagtgactaaaagccctccagtggcggagGCCGGATTCTAACCGGCATCTAAGATGCCGCATCTTTAGCTTATTACGCGGTTAACCTCTGGGCTACCCGGCCACGGTGGTACCAGTTCCAATTTCTCGACGAGTTTATGAAATCTTTGAATTAGTAGCCGCCGCCGTCGTTTAATTTATGCATTACTTCTACTGGTCACAATTACTTAGCACAAATAACTACtataccttttgattgaactcACTCTTTAACTCACTGATGATTTAACTCGCTCAGTTACTCGTCTATCTCGATTTCAGAGGTTCGGAAGAATTCGGAGGGTGTCGGGAAAACATGGCGGGATCGTATAGCGTGATTCGCCATCTCGGTCGCACTTATGGctgtgtacctatatttaattgAAACTCTGAAACTGAAATGAACTGAAATGAGCGAAATGAGTGATAGGTATATATCACCGCGAGCGAAATATATGAATCAATCTCTTCAACTTAGTGAAGCGTTTTGCGCATCTAACATGGTGTTGAGACACTTTATTAGCTGCCATTGCGGGCTTGTTTTTTGTCAACAAGGAGGACATATACGAAGGAACTTGCTTAAACTTCCTTAGCGCGAGAGTCGCGAGACACGtaataaatgtcacttttttactGCTATGCTATTAATTTttctatggttgactggtagagaatgccatttggcattaagtccgccatttgtacattgttgtatatattttgtgcaataaagtttaaataaataaataattttgttcctTAGTGCTCAAACTGTCTCTTGTTTTGCTTGCAGTTGAATATTCTAACTCTGTTAACTACATTGAAGccataaacttataaataactgATTTCGCTAATGCGCcatacataaaatatgtttgtagAAGGGTGAAAGATTAATCTAGAGCGCTCTCCACACCTAGACGACCGGTGGCAAATGGAAGGTGGAATACAGTCGAAAAATGTCTAAGCACGTCTCCGAAATTAATGTTCCTTCTAGAACATAATGCTTCGTAAAGAGAAATAatacaaacttacattttgatatcaaattaaatttataattttattattatttgcccGTGCATATCGCTCGCGCTATTGCATATATACGGACAAGTACCTacgtacgagcgaaatgcacgcatGAATCAACTAAATGACATTcgtttgatatcaaaatgtacgatCGAATCGGCCTCTAAGTGAAATACCGCTACGCCATAAACcacatttcataattattttataatggtAAACGGTAAtcaaagtaggtatgtaaataattaaaagtcaacataaaacaacaacaaatgtATTATCAACAGCAtatagtcctccacatcgatttcgatgacggagATCTCAGCAATCAATTGTTTTTCCTCTTATGAGCtcatgtggctggccaggccaaatAGCACCAGGCCAGCTAGGTCAACAAcatacacaataaataaatcaactacaacaATCAAGTTGAAAATGACTTAAAATTAGTTaacaacattattatttacatggcTTGGTAAACAACACACGCAACATACCATAGTCTTAAAATTCAAGTCAACATCCATTATTATtacacaatattattatttacatggcTTGGTTAACAACACACGCAACATACTATAACTCTTAAAATTCAAGTCAAGAACCATTCACATTCAATGATAAATTTTTAATAGCTAAATAGATTTAATGGTCTTTATGATGATGAATCGTTTTATAAATGGGAACTTTCACGGGGTAAGGTTGGGGGACATGGACATGTACGGTTTTTTCTACTTTAAATGGAACATGTTTTTCAACCGGGTAGGGAACATGCTTTACAACAGGATAAGGTACCACCTTTTCAATCGGGATGGAAATTTCGGTTTCAACAGGAACGGCCACAGGCTTGTTGACAGGTACCTTCACAGGATACGGTTGGGGGACGCCAACCAAAATTGGCTTTGGTACATTTACGTGAATGAGTTTTTGCACAGGTACAGTTACATGTTTATACAACGGTACTTCAACTGGCTTTTGCTCATCAGTATGCTCACCAACAGTAAACGGTTCAGCATGGTCTAATCCTCCTGCAAATTCTTGAGTATACTGTCCTCCGAAATCGTGTCCTGACAATCCATGAACACCTAAATCATGGACGATCGCACCTTGTCCTCCGTGTCCATATTCGTTGCCACCGTCGTGGAGAATAAACGATTGCGCGGCACCATGTGCTGGAGCGGATACCGGAGAATAACCAGCACTACCGGTTTGACCATAAGATTCATCACTATGTCCATTTGATTCCTCGCCGTCACTGTGACTATTGGAATCACCGTGATCATTACCACCCTGACTGTTCAAATCTCCAGCATATGCATTATAGACACCTTGGTCATGATTTCCAAAATCATGAGCAGCTTGAAGATAAGTATCGCCGGTGAAGTCATGCCCAGATGCTGCGAAAGATGGAAAAGCATTTTGGCTTCCTACATCAAAACTCTTTGATTGTCCCTGATTGCCCGAATCATATCCATGACCAGTATTTTGTCCGAATGCGTGCGCAGGCTGAGACACATCATGTTCAAATGTTTGTCCACCTTCTTGTCCGTGGCTTAAAGCTTGATAGTTTTGACTAAGTCCTGCTAGGAAATGACCATTACCCGCAAGATTTGAATAGTCAAGCGCTGGGGCGTGCCATCCACTGCTGTCCCCATGATCATGCGATCCACTGGATTCTACACCACTAGCTGCGCATGCTGCTACCAAGCCTAATATCTGCACCTGCAAAAGAAATTGAGGTTTGTATATGCTACCTTTTATCtcttgatttaattttttatgtatttaactaAAAAGCCATAAACTAGATAAGAACATAAAAcctgacgacctgtctggcctactaggtagtgaccctgcctatgaagccgatagtccccggttcaaatcctggtaagggcattcatTCGTGGGATGAACACGGATAtctgttcctgagtcatagatgttttctatgtatttaattatttataaatatttatatattatatacgagtatatcgttgtctaagtaacACATAAcataagccttattgagcttaatgTGGGACTTCATCATTCTGTGTaatatgtcctataatattttttcccgccccggcttcgcacgggttacataaAACCTTCATAAATTATACGCGTAAAtgttcctcaagaatcactctattgataggtgaaaactatATGAAAATctgtttagtagtttttgagtttatctcTAAcatactgacagacagacagacgcggcggggactTTACCCACTCAAAAAAATCCTGCAATTTTATCTCCAATATCGATAAATAGTCGACTAAGAATTTCCAAAACCACTTTCACTTagctcaaataaaataattgcagCACTCATGTCTTTAGTtttgattaatataattatgtctcTTTAGAACTACTTTTACTCAACGTTAAAAATAGTCTTTTAAATCAAATACGGTCCGTAGGAAGCTGTCAAGCTTAAAAAATCTTCTAGCTAGTTAGTCAGAGCTCCGTAAACTTCTGTGGGTCAGTTTACAATCTTGCGGTTAACTTTGTCAAACGTGGTAATGTGTTTAATCCCATATAACTCATTAATGGGGTTGACTCGGTCAATACAGAGCGAAATTAGCTACGGAACTTTCATTTAGAAGCAAGTTttgatacctaaatatatacaagtaaatacctaaaacaacattcaaaatgtatttttaatgtaacttaatgAGTAAAGGCATTATGCTCGCCTTTTGTATTCGTATTCGTGTATAGTTAAGGGATAGGCCTGATACAACCATGAATCCACATTGATCGAATCGGCAGTCCACCTCGTTGAGAGCCTATTGCACGCTGCAGCTTTGTAGTCGCTccgaataatttatatttaatcagtTAACCACAcacattaattaatataaacggAACCTTTAAAAGAAATGTCTAACTTCTAAAATCCCTGCCTCAAATGTTTGACAAAACGATACCCATCGGATTAATTCATAAggtattaatattatacttcCCTACTTCTTGCCGGGCAATGTGATAAATTCGGTCGCGCCGTGGTGAAAGCAGTTTATTTTTGTGGGGCgttgcaattctaacctaacctaaccctttTTTCTGTAAGCAGTTCCTTTCTGTGTGGGATTGCAGTTCAAACCTAATCTAAACCTACATTTCTAAAAACAGTTGTTTTCTGTGGGGAGATTAAATTCTAACTTAACttaaacctacttttctataAACAATTGTTTTATGTGGGGGGTTGCAGTTcttacctaacctaaacctacttttctgtaagCAGTTCCTTCTATGTGGgattgcagttctaacctaacctaaacctacttttctaaaCAACAGTTCTTTTCTCTGGAGGGTtccagttctaacctaacctaacctaaaccatcTTTTCTATAAACGATTCATTTCTGTGGGGGTTTGCAGTTCTatcctaacctaaacctactttccTGTATGTAGTTCCTTTCTGTGCGGGGTTGCAGTTCTTACCTAAACTAAACCTACACTACagttcatttgttttattagatTGCCCAAGGTAGGGTGGTCATTATTCATACTAATCGGTCAAAGTGATTAATCATGCAGTTTTAATTACATTGCCCACTTGATGCGGGCATTATGCATGCAGACCGGTCATAATTCATAGTGACCAGACTTATCAAGTTGCCCGtaacatatatattttaaaccTGAGTCAATTACTACTAATTAGGCTCAATTTATAACGGTTCCGCTTGTGCCCAACATGacaagtaggtaataataattttaaaatataagcaCGGCAATTCATTCTATAAAAATAAGATGTTGGGCCGAAATAATAAGCTTACTGTCCAAATACGTAGGCCTTGCTTCTCAGTAggataatacatacaaaacgGAAATTCAAAACGAGAagctatacatatttattaagtacatggACACAAACTTGACGTATTTGAACGTAGTATTGTGACAACCTCATTCAACCGTATCATTCAAATAAAACGAAACATTGACTATTAGTAGTTACAAAAACTTGCCTGGCGCAATGAACtcacttttttttcttcaaatatgAACTCTAGTTATCTATTTACAAAGCCGGTTTTACGCTGAAGATAAATGTAAGCCAAATAACATTAGATGAGTTGCATCAATTTTATAAGAAATCACGTAATATAAGTAATCAATTTTTGAGTTAGCTCCAGTGTAACAATACAAAAAGATTCCTAGGAATTAGAGCGTGTCGATGCGAAACAAAACGAGTTATGTTAAACTCTGACATTAAtacaaaaaaccggtcaagtgcgagtcggactcgcgcaaagGGTTCAgtaaccattacgcaaaaaacggcaaaaaaatcacgtttgttgtatgggagccccacttaaattacctatacttaaatatttattttattctgtttttagtacttgttgttatagcggcaacagaaatacatcatctgtgaagatttaAAATGTTACACATGTGTGTATGTGTTAATGTTATGTGTgtgctattacggttcatgagataaagcttggtgacaaacggacggacagacagacagacatacggacggacggacagcggagtcttagtaatagggtcccgtttttacccttagggtatggaaccctaaaaatcaccgACAACATTAGTTAGattgatttaatattaatgGACTCACATAGGGAAGCATCTTGTTGACCCTGAAAGACAAACTATGGAAGCTACAAAGGAGACTGAGATTAAGATGACCTTTTATGAAACCGAAAGAGATAcaccaaaaattaaataaccTTAATGAAGAATATAAACCATGACGAAGGGTGTTTAATGAATGTGTGGCttggaatttaaggtttttaAGAAGCAAAGAAAGAAAAACCCAATTTTTATAGTTTCAATGACAATTGACACTACTTATTCCGTGTTTTCTTGGCCAGTGGTCTTGTATATACCTGTGGTTGCCCAACGTAGTTTTATATAACATAACCGTTGAGAAATATTCGGTTTTTTtgttgtctgtctgtcgccaCATTTCGTGAAccagaaaataataatactgtAACAAACAGTAACATCACTTTTTAGATTACTAAGTAAGTATCTAAATGTTTATAGGTTgttgtaaattataaaataattattgacattgaTTTGCACTTAATTAGGATCTCAGGTAGGTTATTCAGCGTAAAACTTTGAACTTCCCAACTAAATTTTTATTCtcaagtacctatacttaaatattcgtttatttgCATGTACGTACCTAATATTATACGATTTGTAAATTTATCAAATATATAagacataataattttatacattttgaaattataaaGTAATCATCAAACGAAAAAATATCATACAATATTAAATGCTTTCGGACCATACACTTGTGTTTAGGAATATAGGTTTTTTTGTCTTACAGTCCTAGATAAATAATGTAACGACTGATAATAATTATCAATcgtatttgataaaaataattgccTTCCTAGTTTGGTTGAACAAATAGATATTTCAACTATCACATTTAACTGCTTGCCAAGTCTCCTCCAACTACCTCCACAGATCGTGTGGTACACTTCTTCATTTGGCTTCTACCCCGTCCTTTGTACTTTCCCGCCAATTCGGATGAAATGCGTTCAAGTCGTCCCACTATCTCTTTTGCGGTTTGGCTGCACCCCAGCCTGCACCACGTGTTCCGGGGTCCCACTTTTTctattgtttttgaattttagtACTGTActgcattttaattattgcctATAAGTATTACGATCCAGTTGTACGTGTAAGTAGTTGAAGAAGGGTATATTACTCGAATAaatcattaatatttaaaaaaagtagctcAGTGCTTTTGCgacaacaattacaattatttaataagtacTTCTTAAAATAGTAGGTACACTTTTACTTTCTTCAACGTAGGGAAttaaaagtataagtctttctCTATCTCGGTGGCACCTCTAATTTTCGCATTAATCACTAAAAtggttgtaattttaataacaaaacttccttgagacacagacatattaaacatattaaacatatattagacatattaaatacgtgaatgacccgttattaatatgtttaatatggtTGTAATTTCACCAGAAGTcattaaaaaaagtcaaactttCCATCTTATAGTTTTGCTCTTCATATGTTTTTCTTTTCGAATGCTGTGTCGGCGTCAAAGCGTGTGCTTATattcaattataattaaaatatattattataaaaacttcAAGTAATTAATACTCACAAAAATGTTCATGTCCGTCGTTTACTCCGGTTTTCGTGCAATGATGCTGTGAACAGATGCCCTAACATTTTATAGAGGACGGAAGTGATGGGAGACAGTCTCGCGCGAGAAAGGCTTTAGGAACATTACGGAGCGGCTACAACGTCGTACTGTTCTATTAActtgttgttttgtatgtcatGAACTGGTTGGAATATAAATTTAGGATATCTATTGGTTACGATAAAATgtaagagtaaaaaaatataatttggtttCAAAAACTTCTTTATAAGTTCTCACATCCCACGTTGTATCGACTCGTTGTTGTTCTTGTACCAATTTAGCGTAGGTACAAATTAAAAgttcaattaaataataaagtaacatacttaaattaaattgttgCAATTTGTATTGTGTTGTCAATTCGTTGAATGCAATTTGGaatgtttaatattaatttgctgtttttttatactacgtcggtggcaatggcaaacaagcatacggcccacctgatgttaagcagtctcctacgtacgcctgcaactccagagcagttacatgcgcgttgccgaccctaacacttcgcactctcgttgagctctggcaaccttactcaccggcaggaacactaCGAGTAGGGTCTAGTTGGCTACGGTtgtctgtaaggtggaggtactttcccagttgggctctgctctagatctggaatgacctccgctgtcctgtgccctaccacacaaagcgagatgacattcacagtgcccatacctctcttttggacgtagtttaaagatatacccgggtccaaacaCAGGATTAAACAATTAAAAGGACACGAATTTCTTAGTGTCTTGCTATCGATATCGCTACATTCGCTACATGAGTGAcaacttttgttttaaaatctgtGTATGATACATTGTTATCCTATTTACTAACATATATAACAACAATCACCCACTTTCAgtgcatgagaaatgaaaacataATATGACTTTACGATTTCCCTCCAACCCGAACATAAAATACAAGCACTCAAGCTTGCTAGTCTACGTGGGACTTACACTAACTTTTCAACTGGTCTTCATTGCtccttaatatttattaaacaataATTTTGGTGTGCTTGAATGTGTACTTACCTATAACAGTAAATGAGTACATTGATGTCTTCATTCGTTGACTACAGCAAATAGTGAACAcgtaacaattattattaaccTTACTATAGCTTCGATTTGTGATCAGTTAGATCAACAAATTCTTTTAAATagattttcatttaattaaatttaatttcataaattgttataaataacaaaatgcaTTGTATGTATATTCTGTGCATCAGAAATAAACGAACGACAAGAAAATAATGACATGAAAAGCGCTAATGATATAACCAGCCAGTCTGCgacattttaatttataccaCGCCCGGGCCAACAAGCATACATCCTACTAAATGATTTGAGGGTACTACCGTGCGTAACCTATGGACCCTTTCAATTCCAGGGATATCAACCATTTGAAAACACGTAGAGTGTACGTGTTTTGAAGAACCCCACATGCACATGATTTTTACAATTGAAGATTCACAATTAATAGCAAACCCTAAATGGCGAAGGAAATTGAATTCGTATTGAACAAAATACTTCGTCAGAGACAACCGGTTCTCGaacaaaatgtaattttaaaattctaaaatgttTTGTGACAAGTCATCACGTAGGTATACTAGGTACTAATAcctacaacccggtcacaatatctgtgcacctcgctggaatgtggcgcctctcccgcttcccctgtcacctctccgcgcactccccggtgcgacagtacggttagcatcttcgttgccgctacacctccacatttctcgaaaaaactttttttcacaccgtacccagaccgccgatatgacgtcacgaggtcaggtgcacagatattgtgaccgggttgtaaaTGCCGCAAGAATTGTGGAAACGACCGGGAGCGGTTTCATTCtagtaataatttttaataactacttacctagtaatttttatcatttattatttctattttttcttcaaaattaaaTGCTGTATAGGTaactataatattgtaatttccaGACATGTTTTTAGCTAACCTACGCTCAAAGTCAGGTGGAAGGCCAACCGAAGTTCGAAACCAAAGTTACGATAACATTATTACCTAACTTTATAAGTACGAACATAATATTTCTCCTTTTCATAAACGTCTTACTCGTAtgtcacatttattttagttaaacaagttgaataaaaaaaccgtgcgtgtcggactcgcccaccgagggttccgtacgttttagtatttgtttatagcggcaacagaaatacatacatatgtaagctgtgaaaatttcaactgtctagctatcacggttcatgagatacagcctggtgacagacagacggacaaacggactgacaatgacagacggacagcgaagtcttagtaatagggtcccgtttttactttttggctacggaaccctaaaaagactgcGTTAAGGGTCCACAAGGCTTCATTCCGCTATTCTTTACtagttatattaaaatatatttaaaaaagaaacaacattttataaatttttgcaATCACCATATATCATAAACCTAAAACACCCCGTCCCGTTAAGTTATGAAGTTTTGAAAAtgcaacatttaaaactttcgcggtttaaacacatattaaatcacatttagaaacgggtctatcgcgaatttattttgttacctttatttggggaccagtgatccagaagttaaagccaagggatctatcttcggatgtgtgcgcggatgttgtgagtgttgtgtgtcggactattgacaataattaacttttatgtgtagtgggtggtttgaaaatgtgatgtctacctcaaactttaaatgcactttgcgtggggtagtcacacaaatctctgttttgacattttgctgggacgtcagttagccgcgaccacgaccagtgaaacctgtgtcgaaacgtcggtaaataaaggtaacaaaacctgtgtcgaaacgtcggtaaataaaggtaacaaaataaattcgcgatagacccgttttgAAAATACGTTATGATTTATCAGCcattttttattaggtaccttATTACTTTCACAACTACGTACTTTAGTAGGTGCCTGGTCTATTTAATAATACAAATGTTGAAATCATACGTAGAATGTCGACTAACGTACACAGGGTAATTAGAAACAGTCAGGCAAAAATTGTTATCTTTATCATTTTTTCTGTAAGTAGTACGTTACTGTCATTACTAATTACTTATTTGTGATCATCATTCATTTAGATAGCAATCAATCATACTCGTAACTtaatgcaaagatagatataactccgtaatagatagatatagtctaaggaaaaaacgtgcctcgaaaatcacgaaaatttgattctcgatcagagggcgccactagttttggcctacactcgtatagagggcgttcacggtttcgtttgttatttgtaattttaacgcatatcagtgaaagaacatgggtcaaaatcataaaaataattaatgcaaataaa
The sequence above is drawn from the Cydia strobilella chromosome 2, ilCydStro3.1, whole genome shotgun sequence genome and encodes:
- the LOC134755479 gene encoding filaggrin-2-like — protein: MNIFVQILGLVAACAASGVESSGSHDHGDSSGWHAPALDYSNLAGNGHFLAGLSQNYQALSHGQEGGQTFEHDVSQPAHAFGQNTGHGYDSGNQGQSKSFDVGSQNAFPSFAASGHDFTGDTYLQAAHDFGNHDQGVYNAYAGDLNSQGGNDHGDSNSHSDGEESNGHSDESYGQTGSAGYSPVSAPAHGAAQSFILHDGGNEYGHGGQGAIVHDLGVHGLSGHDFGGQYTQEFAGGLDHAEPFTVGEHTDEQKPVEVPLYKHVTVPVQKLIHVNVPKPILVGVPQPYPVKVPVNKPVAVPVETEISIPIEKVVPYPVVKHVPYPVEKHVPFKVEKTVHVHVPQPYPVKVPIYKTIHHHKDH